Part of the Prunus dulcis chromosome 8, ALMONDv2, whole genome shotgun sequence genome is shown below.
AGAGTCCTTCAAGTTAAAATTGGAATAGACAAAGAAATATGTTGTCCAACAATTCAGCaattgaaaatcttatctgaaatctgatatgtgaattttatattATGTGGCAACtaaaaatcttatttgaaatCTGAGATGTggattttataataaatatggacatgtggcaactgaaaatcttatccgaaaattttattcgaaatatgagatatgaattttaaaaaaaaatgctaaCACGTGGcaattgaaaatattatccaaattaattgtttaaatatatttgaagtgaatagtaattgcctttTGCCATGACAATAAGTGGAAACccaacttttcttttgtaagGGCAGACACTATTCGCTTGAATAGTAACACGTTTGTCTCCTCTTACTCTTTGCCATGACAAGTGGCAAACACAGTAATTCAGTGGCATATCCTGTAAATATGAGAATCTTGTAGGGTCGTTTTCCCAACCCAGTCATCCTCAACCTCTAACTCCTCTCGCACCACCTTCTCTTTGCCTCCCAACGCAGATTGAATTCCCAAATTCACGGTCCTTACTCTTTGCTCTCAGACAACTTTATCTTTCTCTACAACCAAAATTAGGGTttgtaattcccaattaagtgcccattttttcaataatttttttttgtctctgATGATACCCTTTTGAATTGGGGGTGGGGTTGTGgttattcctttttgtttcaattctaggttttagttttgCAATTTCAGCTAAAAATTCCCTTTTTCTATTTGGTTGTGGGGCTTTTCATTGTTCGTGAAATTTTTGGTGGCTTGGAGCTGTAAATGTACTATTAGAAATGTCAGAATCCAATCACCAGAACTCAATGTATGGCTCAGGAGGAGCCCCGCAGAGTAACCAAGTTGAGGAACAAGAAGACGACGTTGAAGAGTCCATAGACAACCCTCACATACGCTTCGAAGATAGTAGCGCCATTCCTCCCAATCCACTGTACCTTACCAGCTCAGAATACCCTCCGGTGGCGGCCACAAACGGCGGCTCTGATCAGCTTACGCTGTCGTTTCAGGGCGAGGTTTACGTCTTCGACGAAGTTTCTCCTGATAAGGTAAAGTTCTTTCACTTCTGGGTGGTGCTCAATTTGAGTGTAACTGTTTTTAGACTTTTGGTTCATTCTGTACTGGTGATTTctgctttgttttctttgttataGTGGTGTTTAGTCTGATGGgttcttgttttgttcttgGCTAGACCTTAAATTACTTGCTGTTCTTTGAGAAAATGGGTATTGATTAGTTTGTGGGAATCATGCAGTTAAAGTAAGTTCTTTGAGTGGTTCAATGTTTGCTGAACATCATaattgggttttttatttattgtttatgCATATGGGCAACCTGTGTTATGAATTAAAGTCTTTAGGTGTTAATGAGAGGGGTTGCCGGATAGACTTGAGCATCTGTGGTTGTTTTTCACAGGTGCAGGCCGTACTACTACTTTTGGGCGGATATGAAATCCCTTCTGGCATTCCTTCGATGGGGCCGGTTCCTCTTAACCAGCAAGTGtgtacttatatatatatatgtataaatcaTGCAAAAGTTTATTGGAATTTAGTCTTTCAGTTgatgttattttctttcactttGTTGCGATAATGACATCTCTTACAGGGTATGAATGACTTACCTGTAAAGCCAATTCAACCACAAAGAGCTGCATCTTTAAGTCGGTTTCGTGAGAAACGAAAAGAACGTTGTTTTGATAAGAAAATCCGTTACACTGTGCGAAAAGAAGTTGCGCTCAGGTACTACAAGATTATCTACTTGTTTATTCATTTTCCTTGGCCCTTCAGTTGAAAGTTCTCTATCATTCTCTGACAAAGACTCTATGCCACTTTTGTACATGCATATCCTGATTTATAATGTTGTTTAGCATCCTTTTCATGATTCCTTATTCAAGTATACAGTTTCTGATAAGgctgttgtttttttgtttctgagaCAAAGTATTTTGGAGAATGTGAATTGATATAATTTGTAAATCAGATGATCAATCTTAGTTTAATCATGATATTGGTATCCCCACCATTAAGCCTtacatattattataaatatagtAAGCTATTTTCCATAGCAGAatattttctgtacatattgATGTGTGTATGCCTCCTATTAAATTCATTTGAATAAATGTTGTACATGTTAATACAACCAAAATTGGAGATTGCTATCAACTAaggattaaaaaaatgattcTGAAAAACTTCATTATGTACAGCCCTTGAATTTGCAAAGATAATGAAAGATGCTGATTCCCAGAATTCAGAAGAAACCAAAGCCCAAAGTGAAGTACAATGGACCAAATAAGGAATAGTTTTTCTTTAAGGAGCTAGGTCTCAGAATAAATGCTGTGATACCATATTGAGAATAATGGGGGAAAGAGATGCCTAAATCATCACTCTAGATAGGGCCTAAACGGAGTACAACCCTACTCATAGTAGGATATGATAACAGACCTTTCTTAGAATGAAATGTAAAGGTATATCATCTAGAAAAGTCTTCCTCAGCACACTGAAACTCCTGAAAgacatagttttttttttttttttttttttataacaataaCCCTCTGATTGGATGAGGGAAAATAACTCggaatttagctaaaaatcgGGAATTTAAGA
Proteins encoded:
- the LOC117636446 gene encoding GATA transcription factor 28-like isoform X1; amino-acid sequence: MSESNHQNSMYGSGGAPQSNQVEEQEDDVEESIDNPHIRFEDSSAIPPNPLYLTSSEYPPVAATNGGSDQLTLSFQGEVYVFDEVSPDKVQAVLLLLGGYEIPSGIPSMGPVPLNQQGMNDLPVKPIQPQRAASLSRFREKRKERCFDKKIRYTVRKEVALRMQRKKGQFTSSKASCDDGGPASSGATQGSGQDESMQETSCLHCGISSKSTPMMRRGPAGPRTLCNACGLKWANKGVLTGGPKVSNIGMQDPSAKGIEQGDGEAKDSVAITMGANIAPSSNGDNSAMTVDRNL
- the LOC117636446 gene encoding GATA transcription factor 25-like isoform X2, producing the protein MSESNHQNSMYGSGGAPQSNQVEEQEDDVEESIDNPHIRFEDSSAIPPNPLYLTSSEYPPVAATNGGSDQLTLSFQGEVYVFDEVSPDKGMNDLPVKPIQPQRAASLSRFREKRKERCFDKKIRYTVRKEVALRMQRKKGQFTSSKASCDDGGPASSGATQGSGQDESMQETSCLHCGISSKSTPMMRRGPAGPRTLCNACGLKWANKGVLTGGPKVSNIGMQDPSAKGIEQGDGEAKDSVAITMGANIAPSSNGDNSAMTVDRNL